From a single Candoia aspera isolate rCanAsp1 chromosome 2, rCanAsp1.hap2, whole genome shotgun sequence genomic region:
- the TARBP2 gene encoding RISC-loading complex subunit TARBP2 isoform X3, with translation MKPEPLAPTTAPVAVPVPILPAASPRSSSMDIKSPVSPQQSECNPVGALQELVVQKGWRLPEYTVTQESGPAHRKEFTMTCRVERFIEIGSGTSKKLAKRNAAAKMLVRIHNVPLDPREGSEAEMEEDQFSIIAGTKLDGVKGRGSGCTWDSLRNSAGEKILHLKSHPLEVLNSGFCSLLQELSEEQSFDISYLDIDDMSLSGLYQCLVELSTQPATVCHGSATSRHAARADAARNALQYLKIMAGGK, from the exons ATGAAGCCAG AGCCCTTGGCTCCGACTACTGCTCCAGTCGCTGTGCCCGTACCCATCCTACCAGCAGCCTCTCCAAG AAGTTCCTCGATGGACATAAAATCCCCAGTATCCCCACAGCAATCTGAGTGCAATCCAGTTGGGGCCTTACAG GAGCTGGTGGTGCAGAAGGGCTGGCGACTCCCAGAATACACAGTCACTCAGGAATCTGGGCCAGCACACCGCAAGGAATTCACCATGACCTGTCGTGTTGAAAGGTTTATTGAAATAG gGAGTGGCACTTCCAAAAAACTAGCCAAACGCAATGCTGCAGCAAAGATGTTGGTACGGATCCATAATGTTCCACTGGATCCACGCGAGGGCAGTGAGGCTGAAATGGAGGAGGACCAGTTTTCTATT ATTGCAGGAACCAAACTGGATGGGGTGAAGGGTCGGGGATCCGGTTGTACCTGGGATTCTCTGCGCAACTCAGCGGGAGAGAAGATTCTTCATCTGAAAAGCCACCCATTGGAAGTCCTCAATAGTGGGTTCTGCAGCCTCTTGCAGGAGCTCTCTGAAGAGCAGAGTTTTGATATCAGCTACCTCGATATTG ATGACATGAGCTTAAGCGGCCTCTACCAGTGCCTGGTGGAGCTCTCTACGCAGCCGGCCACAGTATGCCACGGCTCAGCCACTTCCCGCCATGCTGCCCGCGCTGATGCTGCCCGCAATGCCCTTCAGTACCTCAAAATCATGGCTGGGGGCAAGTGA
- the TARBP2 gene encoding RISC-loading complex subunit TARBP2 isoform X4 → MKPEPLAPTTAPVAVPVPILPAASPSSSMDIKSPVSPQQSECNPVGALQELVVQKGWRLPEYTVTQESGPAHRKEFTMTCRVERFIEIGSGTSKKLAKRNAAAKMLVRIHNVPLDPREGSEAEMEEDQFSIIAGTKLDGVKGRGSGCTWDSLRNSAGEKILHLKSHPLEVLNSGFCSLLQELSEEQSFDISYLDIDDMSLSGLYQCLVELSTQPATVCHGSATSRHAARADAARNALQYLKIMAGGK, encoded by the exons ATGAAGCCAG AGCCCTTGGCTCCGACTACTGCTCCAGTCGCTGTGCCCGTACCCATCCTACCAGCAGCCTCTCCAAG TTCCTCGATGGACATAAAATCCCCAGTATCCCCACAGCAATCTGAGTGCAATCCAGTTGGGGCCTTACAG GAGCTGGTGGTGCAGAAGGGCTGGCGACTCCCAGAATACACAGTCACTCAGGAATCTGGGCCAGCACACCGCAAGGAATTCACCATGACCTGTCGTGTTGAAAGGTTTATTGAAATAG gGAGTGGCACTTCCAAAAAACTAGCCAAACGCAATGCTGCAGCAAAGATGTTGGTACGGATCCATAATGTTCCACTGGATCCACGCGAGGGCAGTGAGGCTGAAATGGAGGAGGACCAGTTTTCTATT ATTGCAGGAACCAAACTGGATGGGGTGAAGGGTCGGGGATCCGGTTGTACCTGGGATTCTCTGCGCAACTCAGCGGGAGAGAAGATTCTTCATCTGAAAAGCCACCCATTGGAAGTCCTCAATAGTGGGTTCTGCAGCCTCTTGCAGGAGCTCTCTGAAGAGCAGAGTTTTGATATCAGCTACCTCGATATTG ATGACATGAGCTTAAGCGGCCTCTACCAGTGCCTGGTGGAGCTCTCTACGCAGCCGGCCACAGTATGCCACGGCTCAGCCACTTCCCGCCATGCTGCCCGCGCTGATGCTGCCCGCAATGCCCTTCAGTACCTCAAAATCATGGCTGGGGGCAAGTGA
- the TARBP2 gene encoding RISC-loading complex subunit TARBP2 isoform X2, which produces MLEQALLDEASSPFSLEPLAPTTAPVAVPVPILPAASPRSSSMDIKSPVSPQQSECNPVGALQELVVQKGWRLPEYTVTQESGPAHRKEFTMTCRVERFIEIGSGTSKKLAKRNAAAKMLVRIHNVPLDPREGSEAEMEEDQFSIIAGTKLDGVKGRGSGCTWDSLRNSAGEKILHLKSHPLEVLNSGFCSLLQELSEEQSFDISYLDIDDMSLSGLYQCLVELSTQPATVCHGSATSRHAARADAARNALQYLKIMAGGK; this is translated from the exons ATGTTGGAGCAGGCACTGCTGGATGAAGCCAG CTCTCCTTTCTCTCTAGAGCCCTTGGCTCCGACTACTGCTCCAGTCGCTGTGCCCGTACCCATCCTACCAGCAGCCTCTCCAAG AAGTTCCTCGATGGACATAAAATCCCCAGTATCCCCACAGCAATCTGAGTGCAATCCAGTTGGGGCCTTACAG GAGCTGGTGGTGCAGAAGGGCTGGCGACTCCCAGAATACACAGTCACTCAGGAATCTGGGCCAGCACACCGCAAGGAATTCACCATGACCTGTCGTGTTGAAAGGTTTATTGAAATAG gGAGTGGCACTTCCAAAAAACTAGCCAAACGCAATGCTGCAGCAAAGATGTTGGTACGGATCCATAATGTTCCACTGGATCCACGCGAGGGCAGTGAGGCTGAAATGGAGGAGGACCAGTTTTCTATT ATTGCAGGAACCAAACTGGATGGGGTGAAGGGTCGGGGATCCGGTTGTACCTGGGATTCTCTGCGCAACTCAGCGGGAGAGAAGATTCTTCATCTGAAAAGCCACCCATTGGAAGTCCTCAATAGTGGGTTCTGCAGCCTCTTGCAGGAGCTCTCTGAAGAGCAGAGTTTTGATATCAGCTACCTCGATATTG ATGACATGAGCTTAAGCGGCCTCTACCAGTGCCTGGTGGAGCTCTCTACGCAGCCGGCCACAGTATGCCACGGCTCAGCCACTTCCCGCCATGCTGCCCGCGCTGATGCTGCCCGCAATGCCCTTCAGTACCTCAAAATCATGGCTGGGGGCAAGTGA
- the NPFF gene encoding pro-FMRFamide-related neuropeptide FF — MVATPSSIPPRISRLWGGWGYKGTARRREAGRGAAERASTMDASRLLLALALLSGSLRPCRSLEEALGSPEVLAEEPNAYPERFLEWMQQESEDYAGQSSPEEHPLGVLLRSFLHAVQRPGRSPSFLFQPQRFGREARASLRSAGRIKPRAWDSLAPQFLSMAAPQRFGKKK; from the exons ATGGTTGCCACCCCGTCATCAATCCCGCCCCGCATCTCCCGGCTTTGGGGTGGATGGGGATATAAAGGCACTGCCAGGAGAAGGGAAGCAGGACGGGGGGCAGCGGAGAGGGCCTCCACCATGGACGCTTCCCGCCTCTTGCTGGCGCTGGCCTTGCTCTCGGGCAGCCTGAGGCCCTGCCGAAGCCTCGAGGAGGCGCTCGGCTCCCCGGAGGTCCTAGCCGAAGAGCCCAACGCCTACCCGGAGAGGTTCCTAGAATGGATG CAGCAAGAGAGTGAGGACTATGCTGGCCAGAGCTCACCTGAAGAGCATCCACTGGGCGTCCTCCTCCGCTCATTCCTCCATGCTGTGCAGAGACCCGGCCGCAGCCCTTCCTTCCTGTTCCAGCCACAAAG GTTTGGCCGTGAAGCCAGGGCCAGCTTGAGAAGCGCTGGCCGGATCAAACCACGGGCTTGGGATTCTCTGGCACCTCAGTTTCTGAGTATGGCTGCCCCACAGCGCTTTGGCAAGAAAAAATGA